The window aagagTTACCATATGAACTAATAGAAACattattgaaatcaaatataattagacatatttcctttgtttaaaaaattaaaattgatgcaaatattttcaaaatggaataattttttaattttaataaaatatgaatctaaaaattatttatatacttataatatcaagttaattgaaaaaaaacactcaattaaAAAACATAGCTTCGAAACaagtttttgttttacttgttttaaaaaaccatttttattaattcaactaAACATGctcttttgtttttgagaataaaaacttatttttataattcaattctcaaacggttttgttttttaaaacatcaaaaactattcttaaaaactatttttcaaaattgttttcaaaaacactttccaaaCTGACCGTATCTCACTCTAAAACATGAGAGGAAAGGAGATGGAAAGAGGATGGATGCTGCAAACAAGGCATTACGTGAAGAGGGTGAATCCGAAAAGTTTGTagtattatttttcatcattatcCAGGGTGCCTCTTCCCAAAATATTCATGGCATTTGCGGAATGCCATCCAAAATGTCggaaacaaaatatcaaaatgtatattttatatGAGAAGCAAAACACCAGTCTCAGCAGAGCCTATTGTACACGAAACCAAACTTTCAATAAACCTACAGCCACAGAAACCCCAAAAGAATCGTGCTGACCTTATGAAATTGCGAGGCCTCTCTCGCCTTGGGTGCTCTTCTTTTCCGTTGGCTCAATCAGTAGCTTCTTGCTTGGGCTCTTCAACAGGTCCAAGATGAGGATCGTTTGATCAGAGGTTTCATCTGCCTGTCCTCTTCAAGAGAAATCATACCCAAGTGTGAGGGATCCTCCAGCAACATCTTGGCCACAAGATAACCTGCAATGGACCACGTCTGATATTTCCTTGCTTGCTTACCAACGTATCTCCCAAGTTTCCCATCATAATACTCTGGCCAGCTGTCTTTTAGTAGCCGGCTTTCAGCAAGATCAATGGCTCGTCTTGCAATTTGAGGCCGCCCCGTCTTGATGCAAGCAGCCGTCAACAACCATAATAGCACTGCATTCAAGATAAAGGGAAAAACATATATTCCAAGTAAAAAGAAAGAGGTGCGATTAAGAAGATTAGACACAAATTCTAAAGACATTAGCATATAGCTCTAAATTTTAGATTAGGATGAACAATAAAAACTTGCTATCATATACATCAAACCTTGATGTTGAACATAAAATAAGACAGGCTCTAAGTGGTAGGAAATAAAGACAATGTGAATGATTCCATCTTTAGATATAGAATAATCTTGAGTTTGGTGTACAATTAGCTATGATGACTGACTGGTCGAAGAAAGATGAGCAACTACTTCCTTTCCATAAGACTTTATCTGAACCATGATTCAGATTCAAATGGCTAATCAGTTTGGAAAACTGAATATTGTAGCttgaaaaagtttataatactgaattttcaaatcaaattcttgTATAAATTTCCTTGGTCAAACCAGCCAAAAAAACCATTTGCCATAAGAAAATCTTGGTTGGTGTGACATGATTTTCCCACATTGTCGAAAACACAATCTTACTTACATGCCATGAGATTGGATTACAggtaaaatattctaaataaaaacCTGATTTATTGGTTTTGAGACTTATGCTAAAACCACTAATGCAGTTATAATCGTGGCCAGGCTGATGCATAATTCCATATTACCCTCAGCCTCAAGTGAGGAATAACACGTTGATATCAATCACTAAACTGAGGATCCAAGTTTACAGAACATCAGAAAATATCACAGAAAACAGTAGAACGGAGATTGAAATCTATGTGAAACTTTAAGACATGTTAACAAAGAGATTTGTGCATGATTTAAGGACGAAATATTTAAACacggatatatatatatatatatatatatatagggagggagagagagagaaagagagagagagaaagaagtgTGTGGTGTAGGATGTATAAAGTAGCCCTTGAGCATATAAAAAGCATTACTTAATCTAGTGCCACATAATTTAACTATTTAAGTATCATGAGTGGTTAAACACAGTACATGCATTTTAAATAATGGAAAAGCCATACAATCAACGCGAACCAAGTATACAGCCAACAATTCTTGGATTAAAAAATAAGCATAAGATATTTTATATGACACTTTATGCATAGAAATTTATGAAGATACCAATCTACCAAAAAAAgtgtaaatattcattttacttataATTGATAGTTTGAAAATATGGTAAAATTaagaagtttgaaaatttggtaAAATTAAGATGTTTGAAATGGAAATTTTGGTGTGGAATAAACAAAAGCTCAGCCTTTCCCTAATAGGAAGTTTTTAAATCCATCTTGAAAAGCAAATTGTAATCTGTATATAATCCCTACCACAACACAATAGCCAACTGTCTCCATTAAATCAACATTGTGTTAAATATGATTTGGGCGAAAATAGGAGCACTAGAAACGGTAAGCAAGAAGGACAAACCTGGCCAAGATCCTCCATTATGGTAACTCCATCTGGTATTTTTAGGATCACAACCAGTTATGATTCGCCATTCATGGTTTTCGAATGCAggataacttatttttaagggCATTTCTCCAACCAACTCCTCCCAACGTGATTCAATAAGATCCATAATAGCCATAGATTGCTCAGGAGTTGCAAGAGAAGAAAGAATAGCAACACAGTTACCTAACGCAAACCAGCGAAAATCCATCCTTGCAGGACTGACGTTGCCAATAAAGTAGCCACCACGGGTTGGCATAAAATCAAAAACCCATTCTGGAATTGAATCAGGAATAACATTAAATTTGTTTACTGCAGTGTGGGAGTACTCCTCAGTTTTATAACGATATATGTCATTTAGCTGTTGAAAGTCAAGCCAAAAATAACTTCGCATGTGATAACTCAGGGCATGCAGACGCTTCACTATTCTCTCGATACATTCTTTACCTTCAGAATCTTGTTTTAGCATTGCCAAAGCACATCTCAGTGCCATGAAGAAAAGTGCTTGAATTTCAATTGGATAACCATAAATACCCTGTCAAAATAAAATCCATGTGATCAAACGTGTTAACATGTGATTCATACATGTTAATATGTACTTTCTGACAACCACAAAGCTCTTGAAAATAATGAACAAATGCTTTAAATGAAGAATTAATAGTAAACGCTACACAAAAATGGAAGTAAAATCCGGCTAAAACTCATATTATAAGTCAATAATTGGTTTGGGaaccttttctctttttcagaACTCCTGGATTAATTGACctttattttatccatttttaaaaacttgaatgTCATGCTTCATTTTGAATCTCATCCCAAGACATTGAACCATATGCCCTCCCAGAAATGACTTTAGGTTTATCTATTTGTTCAATCTCAGAACTTACTATTGAGTCTGCTTCCATTTTTGACAAGTAACAgtaaatttcattatatatacatataagcTGCACATATGAACTactaaaagagaagaaagagaaaagttCCATGGTACAGGTAGAACACAAGCTTAATTGCTTCAAAAGAGAACTAAATCCTAATTTTGCACATCCATGTAGTTTTCTGCCTCAACAATGTTGTTACAACTGCAGAGATAAAAATGATAAGCAAATCTATTCACATTTCATAGCTTAAAAGGCCTAGCTAACCGACAGTGGTTTCTAAAGCCCATTACAAATTAAGGAGTCGAAGAGCTATCCTGCCTATTTGTCAAAAAACACAAGATATAACAGTTATGCAGAATAGGAAATATGACATGCTAAAACTGAAAATGAGAAGGAATTTAATGATATGACAAATATGGTTCTAGTCATAGATCTCTGATGCATCCCCAGAAAAGCTTTCTGGATTCAGGTTCTGCTGTATTCTTAGGGTTAGAGCTGACATTGACAAGGAGAGGATAATGTTTGTATAAAAGTTTTACAATcaatttgaaataattgaggTTGATGTCATTAACAAGTCAAAGGGAAGGCTAGTGCAAGTGGTCAACCAGGAGATGTAGAACAATGCTAGCCAAAAGGAGTGTAGGAGAAGAAGACATTTGGGCAACATATGCAACACTACTCCACATGTGGTAGGGGCTTTGAGTAAGCTAGAGCCTAAAGCCATAAAGAAAAGGTGCTGCAAAGAGTTGGATCAGTAACCATTGCACCAgcatgagattttgaaaaaggatGTCTCGTTATGGTGGAAAGATTCAGGACTGAACCTGAGGGCAAAAAGAAGTAAGCTCAAATCCCAGTAGAAACAAAAAAGTGTTGGCTTTGCACACATTAAACCGTTGGCAAACAGAGGCTATCCCTAGGAAAAAGGGAGAAGTGGAAGTAGCCCCGGTACCCCCAACTGACAAATCAACTAGCAGACTCTCTTGCACAGGAATGGGAGGTCTAAGGTTCTAGATGTCGATTTATCCAATGTCTGATTTTTATGGGAGGGTTTATACCCATACATGGTAACCCAAGCATCACCAGAAGAGATTGGATATGTTGGAGCTAATGGCAGTGTGCATAAGGCTGGGTTTGAGCTAGATTGCAGATGGATGAGGGCCCATGTCTAGAGGAAAGCAATGAGTTAACTTCAATGGAGTACAACCAGACCTGGGTTTGAGTTAAAAGTCAGAGGGTCCCATTCCCAATTTGTGCAGCAATACCAGGAGCTAAACTGGAGCTAACTACAATGGGATGTAACCAGAATGGAGCGCTGAAAGAAAACGAGGGATTGAAGACCCATTGCTGAAGTTGTTTGAGACTAAAGGGGTTGAAGAGGAAGGGACCAAGAGAGAAGATAGTTGAGGCAGTTGACAAGGGGATGCAGGGAGTTCATTAGGTGAACCATGGCATCAAAAAAATAGTTGACCAAGATGGAGATTCAGGAAGCTGTGAAGGGGGCACAGAGCAACACATTCAATGAAGTGGGAATGGGAGCACAGAGCAGACCTGTTCAATGAAATGGGTACGGTGGTCTTATAAAAGGTCAGAGCAAGCCATAAATGCTACCATGTGCCAAAAATTTCTACAGAGTATCATCACTTTGCATATGGGATCCACAGAAAAAGGTAAGACGATTGCTCCAATAAAGGGTTATTTGATAAGTTACTTAAATTGATATTTATCcctacaaaaattttcaaattaaagaataaGTATTAAGGATCCTAGATGCTTATTCTATAAAGGACAAATTTGGAGATGACTAATCAAACTTGATAATTAGGAGAAGCTCTAAACTGATGCTaaaacaacttgaaaaagaCAGAATGCTATGTCAAACTAAAGTTTCAAAACCATAGTAAAGCTCTATTGAATTATAGCTCTAAAGCCCACATAGTTGTCTATCAAGCTCTGGATTACAATGCTAAAGTTCCATTGACTTTATAACTTCAAATTCACGCTCAAACTTATGTTCATGGTGAAAATTAATTGACCTCTTCTAAGCTCTAAGACATCATATATATGAAGGTCAACAAGGTGTGTATTTCACTTTTACCAATTttaatgaatataatttttttttttttttgtcttttggtcTTTAAGTTCAACAactgaaaataaaatagttattaTCAATCCTAACAAATTAGTTGTTCCTCCGGTTCAACCCATAAATACATCTATCAATTTGGAGTTGTAGTAAAGGAGACCCTCAAAAGGAGGGTGCTCCTCAAGTGAATAATACCACAAGTCTCATGCTATGTGAAAGAAGAAATGAGCGATGAATCAAATGTTGCCACATGTCATACGtttttttaactaaaagaaAATTGCTACTTGGGATATGAAACCCAAAGAAGAGGAAGACATTTCCAGCAATCAATTTTTTCCATTAAGAGTAACAAGGTTTTAAATAgttcatatttaacattaacTCAAAGACAAATAACGAAATTAACATAACTTGAATgaagatataaattttttccaGATTAATATTCAAAACCTCGAAGAACTCTCTCATTCAAGCGAGCAAAGTTCAAGCAAACAATGTTAATAAAGCTGTATAATCTGACTCTATTGGAGTACACATTCAAAGCTCTTAGGCTTTCGCCAGCCAAGCCTAGGATGGTTATTCAAGTCTGCAAACTCTAAATGGCTGATCAAGGACCGGAAAACCAAAAGCATGACTAAACATCAACagtatttcaatattttggtGGATACAATGTGAATGCCAACTGAAATTTCTTTATGTTAGTTTATCAGGGGAATGTCACAACTATCTCAGCAATATCTCAATCTACAAAAGCATCCACAATATATATGAGATTCATTGTAGGatgatattttaagaattttttttacagGCAAATGAGCAtttctttaattgaaaaatgcCAATCAAAGGGGGGGCAAACCCGAAGTATGTTGGACATATACAAAGAGAGCAAAGGGaaatataaaataggaaaataaatcaCACTAGTCAgaccccaaaaaataaaaaataaaaaagtagcaCAGATGAGCAGCCCACTCCCAAACAAAATCTATACCAAAGAAAGAGtgtctaaataaataaataaataaaaacccttTAGCAACAGAAGCTACGAGAGCAAGAGATCCAGCAAACAGAATTGCAGCTAAATGGCGACCAAGAAAGCATTCAAGCTTTGCACTATGGCTTATACCACCACATTTTTAGAGATTAAGGGAAAATGTTGAGTAAATCACTGCCATGGTTGCAGCCA is drawn from Vitis riparia cultivar Riparia Gloire de Montpellier isolate 1030 chromosome 18, EGFV_Vit.rip_1.0, whole genome shotgun sequence and contains these coding sequences:
- the LOC117906703 gene encoding probable alkaline/neutral invertase D, which produces MDGSKEFGLKNVGSHCSISEMADYDLSRLLDKPRLNIERQRSFDERSMSELSIGLARHLEHLDSMYSPGGRSGFDTPASSARNSFEPHPMVNEAWEALRRSLVFFRGQPVGTIAAYDHASEEVLNYDQVFVRDFVPSALAFLMNGEPEIVKNFLLKTLHLQGWEKRIDRFKLGEGAMPASFKVLHDPIRKTDTLIADFGESAIGRVAPVDSGFWWIILLRAYTKSTGDLSLAERPECQKGMRLILTLCLSEGFDTFPTLLCADGCSMVDRRMGIYGYPIEIQALFFMALRCALAMLKQDSEGKECIERIVKRLHALSYHMRSYFWLDFQQLNDIYRYKTEEYSHTAVNKFNVIPDSIPEWVFDFMPTRGGYFIGNVSPARMDFRWFALGNCVAILSSLATPEQSMAIMDLIESRWEELVGEMPLKISYPAFENHEWRIITGCDPKNTRWSYHNGGSWPVLLWLLTAACIKTGRPQIARRAIDLAESRLLKDSWPEYYDGKLGRYVGKQARKYQTWSIAGYLVAKMLLEDPSHLGMISLEEDRQMKPLIKRSSSWTC